The following coding sequences lie in one Miscanthus floridulus cultivar M001 chromosome 9, ASM1932011v1, whole genome shotgun sequence genomic window:
- the LOC136482342 gene encoding coniferyl alcohol acyltransferase-like: MSVQVTRFKCGGTVVGCTFDHRVCDAYSFNMFLVAWAAAARGSSAPPDPSFHRSFLAPREPAPLSCTAGNLADRLFVPVSLAPALPDTAATNRIYCVSADDVAALQASAGSGRTKLEAFTAHLWQLYAKAAAASRRQQQSCCMGVVVDGRTRLRRDGAMEAYFGNVLTIPYGVIGTDALRGMALADVAGDVHRWVAEAATGEHFRELVNWVEAQRPEPTVARAYLGRGHGGEDAMACVVSSWMRLPVGEVDFGWGRPAFASYHFPWPGGAGYVMPMPSARGDGDWVVYVHAAPEVVEVMEAEPTVFRALEEANYLFDWAD, translated from the coding sequence GTGACCAGGTTCAAGTGCGGCGGCACCGTCGTCGGGTGCACCTTCGACCACCGCGTCTGCGACGCCTACTCCTTCAACATGTTCCTCGTCGCGTGGGCCGCAGCCGCCCGCGGCAGCTCAGCGCCTCCGGACCCGTCCTTCCACCGCTCGTTCCTCGCTCCGCGTGAACCAGCACCGCTCAGCtgcaccgccggcaacctcgcggATCGCCTCTTCGTCCCCGTGAGCCTCGCGCCGGCCTTGCCAGACACAGCCGCCACCAACCGCATCTACTGCGTGTCCGCCGACGACGTCGCGGCGCTTCAGGCTTCGGCGGGGTCCGGGCGCACGAAGCTGGAGGCGTTCACGGCGCACCTGTGGCAGCTCTACGCCAAGGCCGCAGCGGCCTCTCGGCGACAGCAGCAGTCGTGCTGCATGGGCGTGGTGGTGGACGGGCGCACTCGCCTTCGCCGCGACGGCGCCATGGAGGCCTACTTCGGCAACGTGCTGACCATCCCCTACGGCGTCATAGGTACCGACGCCCTGCGCGGCATGGCGCTCGCCGACGTAGCGGGCGACGTGCACCGGTGGGTGGCGGAGGCCGCGACCGGCGAGCACTTCCGCGAGCTCGTCAACTGGGTGGAGGCGCAGCGGCCGGAGCCCACGGTGGCGAGGGCGTACCTGGGCCGCGGCCACGGCGGCGAGGACGCGATGGCCTGCGTGGTGTCCTCGTGGATGCGGCTCCCCGTCGGCGAGGTGGACTTCGGGTGGGGCCGGCCGGCGTTCGCATCGTACCACTTCCCCTGGCCCGGCGGCGCCGGGTACGTGATGCCGATGCCGAGCGCGCGCGGGGACGGCGACTGGGTGGTGTACGTGCACGCGGCGCCAGAGGTGGTGGAGGTGATGGAGGCCGAGCCGACGGTGTTCAGAGCGCTGGAGGAGGCTAACTACCTGTTCGACTGGGCGGATTGA